Proteins co-encoded in one Maylandia zebra isolate NMK-2024a linkage group LG16, Mzebra_GT3a, whole genome shotgun sequence genomic window:
- the slc35a5 gene encoding UDP-sugar transporter protein SLC35A5: protein MACCPLCPRLCSRSSAYTLALGLGFVTLGTSRILLLKMSANAENKYDFLPASVNLLAEALKLLFCLVMSVRVIVREGRSCRDLGCASSSSFLSSLKWAVPAFLYFLDNLIIFYVMSYLQPAMAVLFSNFVILTTAVLFRIVLKRRLSWVQWAALVILFLSIVSLTTGSGGKQNSIAVPSLHSNPLSSPSNSCLLYTQLLEEMKNSSISWASTLPGQAWRDKVVSKLQSLGVGHILLILQCFISAMANIYNEKILKEGEQLTESIFIQNSKLYAFGVVFNGLTLGLNSEARGLTMHCGLLHGHNIYSLGLVLVTAALGLSVAFILKFRDNMFHVLTGQITTVLVTGLSLFLFDFHPSLDFFFQAPTVLLAIFIYNASWHKDLEYSLQREKLRVINGEVFERSRGDGEELELLTKANADSESDEESL, encoded by the exons ATGGCATGCTGCCCCTTGTGCCCCAGGCTGTGCTCCCGCTCATCAGCCTACACTCTTGCTCTCGGGCTAGGCTTTGTAACACTGGGGACCAGCCGCATCCTACTTCTGAAAATGTCTGCCAATGCCG AAAACAAGTATGACTTCCTCCCAGCATCTGTAAATCTGCTTGCCGAGGCTCTTAAACTGCTCTTCTGTCTGGTCATGTCAGTCAGGGTCATAGTCCGAG AGGGCCGATCATGCAGAGATTTGGGTTGTGCCTCCAGCTCTTCCTTCCTCAGCTCCCTGAAGTGGGCCGTCCCTGCTTTCCTTTACTTTCTTGACAACCTCATCATCTTCTATGTTATGAGCTACCTGCAGCCC GCTATGGCAGTGTTGTTCTCCAACTTTGTCATCCTGACCACAGCTGTGCTCTTTAGAATAGTTTTGAA GAGGCGCCTGTCTTGGGTTCAGTGGGCAGCGTTGGTTATTCTCTTCCTGTCCATCGTTTCCTTGACAACAGGATCAGGAGGCAAGCAAAACTCAATAGCTGTTCCCAGTCTTCACTCAAACCCACTTTCTAGCCCCTCCAACTCTTGCCTACTCTACACCCAGCTTCTGGAGGAGATGAAGAACAGCAG TATATCATGGGCATCAACCCTGCCCGGCCAGGCCTGGAGGGACAAAGTAGTATCGAAGCTTCAATCTCTGGGTGTGGGTCACATCCTGCTCATCCTCCAGTGCTTCATCTCTGCCATGGCCAACATATACAATGAGAAGATTCTCAAAGAAGGAGAGCAGCTCACTGAAAGCATCTTCATACAGAACAGTAAACT GTATGCCTTTGGTGTGGTGTTTAATGGTCTGACTCTTGGGCTCAACAGCGAGGCACGAGGTCTCACCATGCACTGTGGCCTCCTACATGGACATAACATTTATTCCCTGGGCTTGGTGCTGGTCACTG CTGCCCTGGGCTTATCCGTGGCCTTCATCTTAAAATTCAGAGACAACATGTTCCATGTGCTGACTGGCCAGATCACTACTGTTCTGGTCACAGGCctctccctcttcctctttgACTTCCACCCTTCGCTGGACTTCTTCTTCCAGGCACCCACTGTCCTGCTGGCCATCTTTATCTACAATGCCAGCTGGCACAAGGACCTGGAATATAGCCTGCAGCGAGAGAAACTACGGGTCATCAACGGGGAGGTGTTTGAGAGGTCAAGAGGG GACGGTGAGGAGCTCGAGCTCCTGACAAAGGCAAATGCAGACAGTGAATCTGATGAAGAGTCCTTGTAG